Below is a window of Paremcibacter congregatus DNA.
GATGCTCGACAGCACCTTTATGCAAGGTCATTACTGCCCTCACGATCGCCAGACCAAGACCATGACCGGGGCGGTTGGGTGGGCTTTTGGCGAAGGGATGAAAAATTTGTTCCCGTCTTTCGGCCGTCACCCCCGGTCCCTGGTCCCGCACCCTGACTTCCCCGTTCGGCGTGACCACGACGGAGATCACATCCCCCTTTCGACTGACGGACAAGGCGTTATCCACCAGATTGGCGATGGCGATTGCAATCATTTCCCGGTCCCCGGCAATCGGGACAGTATCCCGGTCAGTGTTAAGCTGCAGGTCAAGACCCTGTTCAATGGCGAGAGGCGCACGATTGGCACAAACGGCCCGTACGACATCCACCAGATTGACCGGTTTTGGCGACAGATCTTCCACTGATTTTAAACGAGTCAGCCGCAGGAGCTGCTCAACCAACGTGGCGATCCCGCGAATATCATGGCGCAACTGGTCTTTTATCTCCCCGTCGATCAGGTCTTCCAGCCGGGTACGCATGATGGTCAGGGGCGTGCGCAGTTCATGGGCCGCCGTCGCCAGAAAGAAATTATGCTTCTCATGGGCCTCCTCGACCCGGGACAGCATCTCGTTCAATGCCCGCACCAGGGGGCGCACCTCCAGCGGCAAACCTGTCTCCGGCAGGGCGTTATGCTTCCTGTCCGGATCAAATTCTTTCGCGACCCGCGACAGTTTGCGCAGGGAATAGACCGCCTGAAATATGATAAGAAGCGCCGTCAGAAGAATGCCGCCACCCAGCAGAAGATGACTTTCAAAAAATACAAACTGCAGACTGGTGATAAAATCCCACAGCTGTTCCCCCCGACTAAACGAGGATGTCTCTACCCCGGCCACTTCGATATAATAGGCCTTGCCCGGACAATTGTTATAACTGACCCGCCCGACAATCCCGGCCTCCCGGAATGGAAAATTCCCCGCCGCGAAATTACTGCAGGGGTAAGGGGCGTCCGGTCGCGGATCAAGGGTATAAATACTTTCCGGCAGGCGCAGCCGACGCGGCGGCCCGCCAAAGGAAATATGGTCGCCTTCCGTTTCGGCAAAGAAACGAAATTTCGGGTTAAGGCGGGCAATCCGCAAAATCGTCTTATTCTGTAAAAGACTCTCGAGGTCGGCATCCTTTTTCAGGATCTCGCCATAGATGATGCCGGAAACCTTGTTACGGTCAAAGGCGGCGGCATCCGTCCCCCCGGGTTCACTGGACCAGAAGGGCAGGATAAAAAACTGAACGAACAGCATCGCCAGCACCACGCAGTACAACACCGTCAACTGAACGAACAGGGAGCTGCGATAGGCCCAAATCTTACCCGGCGTCATGCCTCTTCCTTCATCATGTACCCCACGCCGCGCACCGCATGGATCATCACCCCCGCCCCCTGCTGCGTGAGCTGCTTGCGCAGGCGGGAGATATGGGATTCCATTGTATTGCTCTGGATCTCGTCTTCATAGCCGTAAACACTGTCTTCCAGATGATCGCGGGTCACCACCCGACCGGCGACCTTGATCAGGGTTTCCAGGATTACAAGCTCGCGCCGCGGAAAGCTCACCGGCCCCCCATTGATCCGCACCTGACGGCTCGGCAGTTCAAACGCCACCTTGCCGCAACGCCAGACCCGGTTCTGGTCCGGCACGGGCCGCCGCAGGGCCGCCCGCAGACGCGCCAGCAACTCTTCCGGCTCGAACGGTTTGACGATATAGTCATCGGCCCCCAGATCCAGCCCCTCGACCCGGCGCGAAATATCCCCCAGAGCCGACAGGATCAGAAAGCGGCTTTTAATGTCGTGGCGGCGGGCAAAGGCCACCAGATCCGTGCCCTCGCCGTCCGGCAGCATTCTGTCGAGCAGCACCAGGGGATAGTCCGTCGAGCGCAAGGCCTCCCGGGCGTAGGACAGGGTGGGGGCAATATCGACAATATAATTTTCCCGCTGCAGCAGGCGCTGCACCAGCCGGGCGATCTCTTCCTGATCTTCGACGACCAAAAGTCTCATCACATCATCCTGTTTTTCTGTTCAAACTATATCACGCCAAAGGATCAACACCAAAGGCCCGCGGCAGCGCCAACAATATAATAATCGACATGTTGCGTCGCCAGTCCTTGATAATGCTTAAATATGCGCAGGACACCATTCCCGACCGTCTCACTTGTCTGCTTTTACTTTGTGAACCGTATGGTGCCTGATGAAGCTTGCCCCAAGCTTGCAAATCACCCGACCGAAGCCTTTTCTGTCATTCTTACAGGATGTTCTGAGAGGAATTATCACCTGTATAAAAACTAATTTAGCATTAACTCATAATTAATGCTGGTTGCGTTATTATCCTGAAACTCTTCTTATAAAACCCACCATAAAACCTAAAAAAACAAGCAGGAGAAAAGATTTGCGAGTTGGTGATCAGCTCTACATTTGGGAAAATACAGGATGACAGAACTCATAAAACGACCGCTTCCAGCCCACATGCTGATCGGCGTCTTTATGCTTGTGCTCAGTGCTCTGGTGATGTTCGGCTGGTACAGCAAATCGCCCCTGCTGATTCAGGTGCATGCCGGTCTCGTCCCCATGCAATTCAACACAGCCCTCGGCTTTTTCCTGCTGGGCGCCAGCCTGATCAGCCTGTCATTCCCACTGAAACAGCTCAGCCCTCTTCTGGCGGGGCTGGTGCTTCTTCTCAGTCTTGCGACATTAGTTCAGTATGTCTTTAACAATAATCTGGGGATCGATCAGCTTTTCATAGAGTCTTACATCACTGTGCATTCGCCAAATCCCGGGCGCATGTCGCTTCACTCTTCACTCGGTTTTTTCTTCTCCAGTCTGGGATTGCTGATCCCCGCCATCGGCAAGAAAAACCAATGGTTCTATCTTTTCATGACAATATGTGGCGGCCTTGTTCTCGCCCAAAGCATCATTGCCCTGCTCGGCTACGCAACGGGATATGAAAAGGCCTATGGCAGCGATGAATATTCACAAATGGCGATACACACCTCCATCGCCTTTGCTTTGGTGGGCGTCGCCATCCTGTTGCTCACCAAACCCCCGAAAAACACCATTTCCGTTCAACGTTATCATTTATCCGCCCTGGGCATCACAATCGTTCTGGCCTTTTTCGCCTTTCTGGCGATCACCATCTATTCCGCCGAACAACGGTTGTACCGCAATGTGGTCAAGACGGATATCAACGCCATATCATCAGAGCTTGAAAATGATGTGACCCGGTTGACGCAAACCTTGCACCGTATGGGCGACCGCTGGACGGCGGGCCGCACGCTATTGCAGGACACTTACAGTCCGAACCAGAGGCAAGCGCTACAGGAAAGAATGTGGCGGCATGATGCGGAAACCTATTTAACCGACATTTCCAGCATTGACACGCTGATGTGGGTTACCCCCGAGATCACAGTTCTCTGGTCGGAAAACCGTAACGGCTCTTTAACGTTTTCCGGCTTTTCCCCTGGCATCAAACAAATTATCCGTGAAACGCTCCCGCAGCCCCGTAACCCGGCCATCACCGCCCCGGCCCAGGATATCATCCCCGTCGAAGATGGCTCTGCAGTATTTATTTTCCATCCTTTATATGCCGAAAATCAGTTTCAGGGCTGGATCGTGGCGCTGATGTCGATTGACAAATTCATGGCGCCCCTGGCCCAGAAATCCCTGACCCAAAACTATGTCGTCGAACTGATCAATGCCAACGATACCGTCTTATTCCGATCCAAAGGCAAGGATATAGCGCTTTCCTCATTGATAGATCGTCAGACAATCTCTTTCTTTCGCTTGAACTGGACATTAAAGCTGCAGGCGACGCCGGACTTCTTCAAATACCATGAATTACCCCTGCAATGGTTGCTGACCCTCATGGTGATCGCCTCTCTGGTATCTTTATTCTGGTTGACCCGCCTGTATTTCAAGGGACAGGAACAGGAACAATGGGTCAGCACCCTCTATCAACGTCAATCCGCCGCGCTTGATACCATGCTGGATGGCCTGCTGGTGATTTCCGACAAGGGCATCATACAGGAAGTCAACCGCGCCGCCCTGGCCATGTTCGGATATCACAGGGAAGACCTGATCGACCGCAACATCAACTGTTTGATGCCGGAACCCTATCATTCCGGTCATGACGGCTATCTGCAGCATTATCATGACACCGGCGAGAAACGCATCATCGGCAAAAAACGCACCCTGACCGCCCTGCGTAAAGATGGCACCACCTTTCCCATGACTCTGCAGGTCACCGAAGGCAAAGCCAGTAACAAAAGATTTTACACAGGGGTTATTCAGGATCTGACCGCCCAAATGGCGGCCCAGGAAAAGCTGGCCGAACAGGAAGATCTCGTCAGCGCCCTGTATCAACGCCAGTCCGCCGCGCTTGATACCATGCTGGATGGCCTGCTGGTGATTTCCGACAAGGGCATCATACAGGAAGTCAACCGCGCCGCCCTGGCCATGTTCAATTACAAAAGGTCGGATCTGATCGACCGCAACATCAACTGTCTGATGCCGGAACCCTATCATTCCGGTCATGACGGCTATCTGCAGCATTATCATGACACCGGCGAGAAACGCATCATCGGCAAAAAACGCACCCTGACTGCCCTGCGCAAAGATGGCACCACCTTCCCCATGACCCTGCAAGTCACCGAAGGCAGAACCAAAGACGGCCGGTTTTATACTGGCGTCATTCAGGACCTGACCGAACAAATGGCGGCGGCTGAAAAAATGGCCGAGAAAGATACCTTGCTCAAACTGGCCCAGAAGGATGCCTGGTTAAAATTGGCGGTACAGGATTCTTCCGCCGGGCTGGCGTTGCAGAACACAGAAGGGAAATTCATTGAAGTCAACGCGACCTTCTGTCAATGGCTGGGCTTCACCAATGAAGAAATGCTGGACCTGTACGCCGAAGATATCGTCACAAAGCAAGACCTGAGCATCATCCGCAAGACCCTGAAGAAAATGTTGTCCGGGGAAATTTCAGTCGCGCATCAGGAACGACAATATAAAACCAAGGACGGGTCCTATATCTGGTGTATGGCATCATCAACCGTCGTGCGGAACGAGGACGACAAGATTGAGTTCATCGCGTCTCACATTATCAATATTGAACAGGAAAAACGCCTGGGGATTCAGTTGAAAGACGCCCAGAGTTTCCAGAAACTGATCACCGATAACAATCCTGACCTGATTTATGTCAAAGACGCCTATTCACGTCTGGCCTTTGCCAATCCGGCCTTTATAAAACTTTTTCCCAATAAAAAAATCAATCAGGTGATCGATACCACGCCCAATGAATTATACACGCAGGAAGAAATCGACAACATTCAAACCCAAAGCCGCAAGGCCTTTGCCGAAGGCAAGGCTGAAATAATCCAGAAAGTCAAAGACCCGAGCGGCAGCCCCCGCATTCTGCTGAACACGAAAACCCGGTTTGAAAATGCCGAAGGGGAACCTTTTATTCTGGGGGTCGCCCGCGATGTAACCGCGCAGGAAACCCTTATCGCAAAGCTGGAGAAATCCAACCAGGATCTGGATCAGTTTGCCTATATAGCCTCCCATGACCTGAAATCTCCGCTGAACGCCATTCAGAAGATTGCCTCATGGCTTGAAGAAGACTGCCATGACATTCTTCCGGAAAGCTCAAAGGAACATCTGTCCCTGCTCAAAAGCCGCTCACAACGCATGTCCCGTTTGTTGACGGATTTGTTGATGTATTCCCGGGTGGGGCGGTATGAGTATAAAGATGAAAACGTAAACCTGAAAGACATCACCACTGATATTTTTGAACTGCTGGATGCACCGGAGACGTTCACCTGCGATGGTCAGGATGTAGAACTCGACGTACCCCGTATTCCTCTTGAGATTATTTTACGTAATCTGGTGTCCAACGCCATCAAACATCATGACAAGTCAAAAGGCCATATCAAAGTCACCTATGAACAGACCCCGACGTCCCATAAGATCCAGGTCAGCGACGACGGGCCGGGCATCCCTCCCGAACTTCACAAAAAAGCCACAGAAATGTTTCAAACTCTCAAATCCCGCGATCAGGTAGAAGGCAGTGGCATGGGGCTGGCCATGGTGAAAAAAATCATAGAACATTACAATGGCCACCTGAAAATCAATTCTGACGGCAAGCGGGGAACCATCGTAAAGGTTCTATGGCCGTTCGCAAAAAACAATCCAGGAGAAGACGAATGACCTTGAGTAGTGTTACAGCAATCACCCCCAGTGCCGTCACTTTGTTATTGGTCGAGGATGATGATGTCGACGCCATGAGCATCGAACGGGGATTCCGCAAACAACGGATTGCCAATGATATTGTCCGCGCACGCGACGGGATCGAAGCCCTTGATCTATTGCGCGATGATGCTGTGGGGACACCCTATATTATACTTCTGGATTTACAAATGCCCCGCATGAACGGCCTTGAGTTCCTTGAACAGTTGCGAAATGATCCCGTTCTCTTCAACAGCGTGGTTTTTGTCTTGACCACCTCCCCGGCGGAGGAGGATATCACCGCCAGCTACCGTAAGTATATCGCAGGATATTTCGTTAAGGACGGGGCAGGAGACGGCTTCCTTGATGTCGTCGAAATGCTGCAAGGATATTGGAAAATAGTTCATCTCCCTTTGGTGGATGATGGCAAAAGCAACATAAATAATCGCACTCACTAATCGTCTCTCAGGTAACTGGGTAACATTTGAAGAGTTGAGAAGAATATGAATATTTTAATAGTTGATGATGATCAGGTTGATCGGGAACATATCAAACGCGCATTGAACCATCACAATGGTTACAGCAACATCACAGAAGCCATGACGGTGGAAGAAGGCCTGACGCAATTCCGCCAGAACCATTTTGATGTCATTCTGCTGGATTACTCCATGCCCTGCCGCGATGGTCTCGAAATGCTCATGGAACTGCGCAGTGAACCAAAGGAAAACTGCACGGCAATCGTGATGATGAGTACCTCTGATGAGGAACAACTGGCGTTGCGCTGTCTGCGGGCCGGCGCCCAGGATTTCATGATCAAGGGGGATATTACCGCACCTCTTCTGCGCCGGGCCATTCTCAACGCCCAAACTCGATTTGAACTGGAAAAGAAACTTGATCACAGCTACCACAAGGTCAAGCAGTTGGCCGAAAAAGACAGCCTCACCGGGCTCGCCAATCGTCATATGTTTGACCAGGCCCTGAAATTTGCCATCGCCAACCACACCCGCACGGACTCGCGTCTCGCCCTGCTGCTGATCGATCTGGATAATTTCAAATATGTCAATGATACGCACGGGCATGATGCCGGCGATATTCTCCTGAAAAAAGTCGTAGAACGTATTCAGAAAAATCTCCGTGGCAACGAATTTTTTGCCCGTCTTGGCGGCGATGAATTCGGCATCATTCTGACCAACATCCAGGACACACAGGATATCACGCATATTGCCCAGCGCATCCTGTCTGTATTGAATACCCCCTTTCAGGTCGGTCAGGTCAAGATAAAATCAGCCATCAGCATCGGCATTGCCCTGCACCCGGACAACGGCAAAAATGCCGAGGAAATGTTCAAATTTTCTGACATCGCCATGTATCGCGCCAAGAAAAGCGGCCGCAACCAGATCTGTTTCTTTCAAGAAGAAATGCAGGCTCAGTTCACCGAACGCTATGAAATTGAAGAGAAATTAAGATCCGCCATAAAAGAACAACAGTTTATCCTGTATTATCAACCGGTGATCAGCGTGAAGACCAAGGACCTTATCGGTTTCGAGGCTCTGATCCGCTGCACAGCGCATGAAGACATCCATCTGCCGGATGTGTTCATTCCGGTGGCGGAAGAATCGCGCCTGATCCTGCCGATCGGCCGTTGGGTAATCACAACCGCCATACATCAGCTTTCCATATGGAACGCAAAGTCAGACGTGCCATTGACCATGGCGATCAATCTATCGGTGGTGCAATTGACAGATATTACCTTGCCTCAATTTATCGAGGAAGAACTCGCAAAATACGACATTAATCCGAACCTGATTGAATTTGAACTGACCGAAACAGCTTTGCTGGATAATTCCGAAGACAAGATCCATGTCATTAATCAGATACACAAAATCGGCTGCCGGATTGCTCTTGATGATTTTGGCACGGGCTTCTCCTCCATATCTCATTTGCAGAATTTCCCCCTCAATACGGTCAAGATCGACAAAACCCTGATGCCGGCCAGCCAGGACAACGCCAAGGCGCTTTCCCTGATTTACGGGCTATCAACCATGATCCATTCCCTGGGGCTGGAGATCGTCGGCGAAGGCGTGGAAAGCTCCTCTCACGCCACTCTCTGCGAGAAACTGGAAATTCAAAAGGCCCAGGGATATTTTTTCGGGAAACCCTATACGGAAGACGAAGTCGAAGAGACTTACTTCAAAAAATAGATCCCCGGACCTTGCCCCCTTCCGATCAGGATATCCACAAACGTCCGGGACCATGATCTGCCCCCCAATGCCTGGCCCGCCAGAAGCATTGCCTTACCCCTGACTTTGCCCTATATCAAACGATGAGAATCATATTTCCGCCGTAATAAAATCGTAAATGTGGGACACCTTGACAGAAAGAACGCACAGCATAACATCGCCGTCCGGCCCGGGAAAATCCAACAGCAGCAAAACCCTGCGGCGGATTGTCTTCACCTGTTGTCTTGGCATGTTTCTGGCATT
It encodes the following:
- a CDS encoding response regulator transcription factor, which gives rise to MRLLVVEDQEEIARLVQRLLQRENYIVDIAPTLSYAREALRSTDYPLVLLDRMLPDGEGTDLVAFARRHDIKSRFLILSALGDISRRVEGLDLGADDYIVKPFEPEELLARLRAALRRPVPDQNRVWRCGKVAFELPSRQVRINGGPVSFPRRELVILETLIKVAGRVVTRDHLEDSVYGYEDEIQSNTMESHISRLRKQLTQQGAGVMIHAVRGVGYMMKEEA
- a CDS encoding sensor histidine kinase, whose protein sequence is MTPGKIWAYRSSLFVQLTVLYCVVLAMLFVQFFILPFWSSEPGGTDAAAFDRNKVSGIIYGEILKKDADLESLLQNKTILRIARLNPKFRFFAETEGDHISFGGPPRRLRLPESIYTLDPRPDAPYPCSNFAAGNFPFREAGIVGRVSYNNCPGKAYYIEVAGVETSSFSRGEQLWDFITSLQFVFFESHLLLGGGILLTALLIIFQAVYSLRKLSRVAKEFDPDRKHNALPETGLPLEVRPLVRALNEMLSRVEEAHEKHNFFLATAAHELRTPLTIMRTRLEDLIDGEIKDQLRHDIRGIATLVEQLLRLTRLKSVEDLSPKPVNLVDVVRAVCANRAPLAIEQGLDLQLNTDRDTVPIAGDREMIAIAIANLVDNALSVSRKGDVISVVVTPNGEVRVRDQGPGVTAERREQIFHPFAKSPPNRPGHGLGLAIVRAVMTLHKGAVEHHNAPGGGSEFTLHFPPSA
- a CDS encoding PAS domain S-box protein, which translates into the protein MTELIKRPLPAHMLIGVFMLVLSALVMFGWYSKSPLLIQVHAGLVPMQFNTALGFFLLGASLISLSFPLKQLSPLLAGLVLLLSLATLVQYVFNNNLGIDQLFIESYITVHSPNPGRMSLHSSLGFFFSSLGLLIPAIGKKNQWFYLFMTICGGLVLAQSIIALLGYATGYEKAYGSDEYSQMAIHTSIAFALVGVAILLLTKPPKNTISVQRYHLSALGITIVLAFFAFLAITIYSAEQRLYRNVVKTDINAISSELENDVTRLTQTLHRMGDRWTAGRTLLQDTYSPNQRQALQERMWRHDAETYLTDISSIDTLMWVTPEITVLWSENRNGSLTFSGFSPGIKQIIRETLPQPRNPAITAPAQDIIPVEDGSAVFIFHPLYAENQFQGWIVALMSIDKFMAPLAQKSLTQNYVVELINANDTVLFRSKGKDIALSSLIDRQTISFFRLNWTLKLQATPDFFKYHELPLQWLLTLMVIASLVSLFWLTRLYFKGQEQEQWVSTLYQRQSAALDTMLDGLLVISDKGIIQEVNRAALAMFGYHREDLIDRNINCLMPEPYHSGHDGYLQHYHDTGEKRIIGKKRTLTALRKDGTTFPMTLQVTEGKASNKRFYTGVIQDLTAQMAAQEKLAEQEDLVSALYQRQSAALDTMLDGLLVISDKGIIQEVNRAALAMFNYKRSDLIDRNINCLMPEPYHSGHDGYLQHYHDTGEKRIIGKKRTLTALRKDGTTFPMTLQVTEGRTKDGRFYTGVIQDLTEQMAAAEKMAEKDTLLKLAQKDAWLKLAVQDSSAGLALQNTEGKFIEVNATFCQWLGFTNEEMLDLYAEDIVTKQDLSIIRKTLKKMLSGEISVAHQERQYKTKDGSYIWCMASSTVVRNEDDKIEFIASHIINIEQEKRLGIQLKDAQSFQKLITDNNPDLIYVKDAYSRLAFANPAFIKLFPNKKINQVIDTTPNELYTQEEIDNIQTQSRKAFAEGKAEIIQKVKDPSGSPRILLNTKTRFENAEGEPFILGVARDVTAQETLIAKLEKSNQDLDQFAYIASHDLKSPLNAIQKIASWLEEDCHDILPESSKEHLSLLKSRSQRMSRLLTDLLMYSRVGRYEYKDENVNLKDITTDIFELLDAPETFTCDGQDVELDVPRIPLEIILRNLVSNAIKHHDKSKGHIKVTYEQTPTSHKIQVSDDGPGIPPELHKKATEMFQTLKSRDQVEGSGMGLAMVKKIIEHYNGHLKINSDGKRGTIVKVLWPFAKNNPGEDE
- a CDS encoding response regulator; the encoded protein is MTLSSVTAITPSAVTLLLVEDDDVDAMSIERGFRKQRIANDIVRARDGIEALDLLRDDAVGTPYIILLDLQMPRMNGLEFLEQLRNDPVLFNSVVFVLTTSPAEEDITASYRKYIAGYFVKDGAGDGFLDVVEMLQGYWKIVHLPLVDDGKSNINNRTH
- a CDS encoding two-component system response regulator, whose product is MNILIVDDDQVDREHIKRALNHHNGYSNITEAMTVEEGLTQFRQNHFDVILLDYSMPCRDGLEMLMELRSEPKENCTAIVMMSTSDEEQLALRCLRAGAQDFMIKGDITAPLLRRAILNAQTRFELEKKLDHSYHKVKQLAEKDSLTGLANRHMFDQALKFAIANHTRTDSRLALLLIDLDNFKYVNDTHGHDAGDILLKKVVERIQKNLRGNEFFARLGGDEFGIILTNIQDTQDITHIAQRILSVLNTPFQVGQVKIKSAISIGIALHPDNGKNAEEMFKFSDIAMYRAKKSGRNQICFFQEEMQAQFTERYEIEEKLRSAIKEQQFILYYQPVISVKTKDLIGFEALIRCTAHEDIHLPDVFIPVAEESRLILPIGRWVITTAIHQLSIWNAKSDVPLTMAINLSVVQLTDITLPQFIEEELAKYDINPNLIEFELTETALLDNSEDKIHVINQIHKIGCRIALDDFGTGFSSISHLQNFPLNTVKIDKTLMPASQDNAKALSLIYGLSTMIHSLGLEIVGEGVESSSHATLCEKLEIQKAQGYFFGKPYTEDEVEETYFKK